Proteins encoded together in one Maricaulis maris window:
- the tkt gene encoding transketolase gives MTTPSNSVSMSSMANAIRALSMDAVQKANSGHPGMPMGMADVATVLWAKHMKFDPAAPGWADRDRFVLSAGHGSMLLYSILHLTGFEGMTMDELKDFRQLDSLTAGHPEYGHTPGVEATTGPLGQGISMSVGMALAERMMNAHFGDELVDHRTWVIASDGDLQEGISHEAISLAGHLGLNRLCVLWDDNEISIDGPTHLSESTDVLKRFEAAGWAVSRIDGHDHAAIDAALQAARSSDKPVLIACRTTIGFGAPTKAGTAGSHGAPLGAEEIAGTRAALGWDAAPFEVPADILDAWRATGSADTHQAWQDRLAGSDKADDFVARISGEPGPEELAALDAWRRQVAIDKPDLASRAASGQTLAAIIGDWPSLAGGSADLAGSNLTKTPNVGVVKAGDYAGQYLHFGVREHGMAACANGMSLHGGFRPHVATFLVFADYCRPSMRLSSLMQQPVIYVMTHDSIGLGEDGPTHQPVETLASLRAIPNMHVFRPADALETAEAWDLALRRIDGPSVLALSRQKLAFLRDDDGSENRSARGAYTLQESDGAADIVLVATGSEVSLAVDAAATLRAKGFSVRVVSAPCLELLLEQGDAYFESLFPTGTPIIACEAALRFGWDEIIGRKGGFVGMTGFGASAPAEVLYDHFGITAEAIVAQADALLG, from the coding sequence ATGACCACGCCTTCCAACTCCGTTTCGATGTCCAGCATGGCAAACGCCATTCGGGCCCTGTCCATGGATGCGGTCCAGAAGGCCAATTCCGGCCATCCCGGAATGCCGATGGGCATGGCCGATGTGGCGACGGTCTTGTGGGCCAAGCATATGAAGTTCGATCCGGCGGCCCCCGGTTGGGCCGATCGCGACCGCTTTGTGCTGTCGGCCGGGCACGGCTCGATGTTGCTCTATTCCATCCTTCACCTCACGGGCTTCGAGGGCATGACGATGGATGAGCTGAAGGATTTCCGTCAACTCGACAGCCTGACTGCAGGCCATCCGGAGTATGGTCATACGCCGGGTGTCGAGGCGACGACCGGTCCGCTTGGCCAGGGAATTTCGATGTCCGTCGGCATGGCGCTCGCCGAGCGCATGATGAACGCACACTTCGGCGACGAGCTGGTCGATCACCGCACCTGGGTGATCGCGTCCGACGGTGACCTCCAGGAAGGCATCTCCCACGAGGCGATCTCGCTGGCCGGCCATCTCGGCCTCAACCGTCTATGCGTGCTCTGGGACGATAACGAAATCTCGATCGACGGCCCGACCCACCTCTCCGAAAGCACTGATGTTCTCAAGCGTTTCGAGGCCGCCGGCTGGGCGGTGTCGCGAATTGACGGGCATGATCACGCCGCGATTGACGCGGCCCTCCAGGCGGCTCGGTCTTCGGACAAGCCGGTGTTGATCGCGTGCCGGACGACCATTGGTTTCGGCGCACCGACCAAGGCGGGAACCGCTGGCAGCCATGGGGCCCCGCTTGGGGCTGAGGAGATCGCCGGTACCCGCGCGGCGCTGGGTTGGGATGCCGCACCGTTCGAGGTGCCTGCAGACATTCTCGATGCCTGGCGCGCTACGGGCTCGGCAGATACCCATCAGGCCTGGCAGGATCGACTGGCCGGTTCAGACAAGGCCGACGACTTTGTTGCCCGTATTTCCGGCGAGCCGGGACCGGAAGAGCTCGCTGCGCTGGATGCCTGGCGGCGCCAGGTTGCCATCGACAAGCCGGATCTGGCGAGCCGGGCGGCGTCTGGCCAGACCCTGGCCGCGATCATCGGTGACTGGCCGAGCCTCGCCGGGGGGTCGGCCGACCTCGCGGGTTCGAACCTGACCAAAACGCCGAATGTCGGCGTTGTGAAGGCCGGTGACTATGCTGGCCAGTATCTGCATTTCGGGGTCCGTGAGCACGGCATGGCTGCCTGCGCCAACGGCATGTCGCTGCATGGCGGCTTCCGTCCGCACGTTGCGACCTTCCTCGTCTTCGCTGACTATTGCCGGCCGTCGATGCGTCTTTCGTCGTTGATGCAGCAACCGGTCATCTATGTGATGACCCATGACTCGATCGGTCTGGGCGAGGATGGTCCGACCCACCAGCCGGTCGAGACGCTGGCCTCCTTGCGGGCAATCCCCAACATGCATGTCTTCCGTCCGGCCGACGCGCTGGAAACGGCTGAAGCCTGGGATCTGGCGCTGCGCAGGATTGACGGGCCGTCGGTCCTCGCCCTGTCGCGTCAGAAACTGGCTTTCCTGCGCGATGATGACGGCAGCGAAAACCGCTCGGCTCGTGGCGCTTATACGCTGCAAGAGAGCGATGGAGCCGCTGATATCGTTCTCGTCGCGACCGGTTCCGAGGTCAGTCTGGCGGTCGACGCTGCGGCAACCCTGCGGGCCAAGGGGTTTTCGGTTCGGGTGGTTTCGGCACCGTGTCTGGAATTGTTGCTCGAGCAGGGTGATGCCTATTTTGAAAGCCTGTTCCCGACCGGCACCCCGATCATCGCCTGTGAGGCGGCCCTGCGGTTTGGTTGGGACGAGATTATCGGGCGCAAGGGTGGCTTTGTTGGCATGACGGGGTTTGGCGCCAGTGCGCCGGCCGAGGTGCTCTATGACCATTTCGGGATCACCGCCGAGGCCATCGTCGCCCAGGCCGACGCTCTGCTCGGCTAG